The Capsicum annuum cultivar Jeju mitochondrion, complete genome genome has a window encoding:
- the orf147 gene encoding hypothetical protein, protein MTLNLSVLTPNRIVWDSEVEEIVLSTNSGQIGILPNHAPIATAVDIGILRIRLNNQWLTMALMGGFARIGNNEITVLVNDAEKGSDIDPQEAQQTLEIAEANVKKAEGRRQKIEANLALRRARTRVEAINPKEITRKLCRIIMKLCD, encoded by the coding sequence ATGACCTTAAATCTTAGTGTACTGACTCCTAATCGAATTGTTTGGGATTCAGAAGTGGAAGAAATCGTGTTATCTACTAATAGTGGTCAAATTGGCATATTACCAAATCACGCCCCTATTGCCACAGCTGTAGATATAGGGATTTTGCGAATACGCCTTAACAACCAATGGTTAACGATGGCTCTGATGGGTGGTTTTGCTAGAATAGGCAATAATGAGATCACTGTTTTAGTAAATGATGCGGAGAAGGGTAGTGACATTGATCCACAAGAAGCTCAGCAAACTCTTGAAATAGCGGAGGCTAATGTGAAAAAGGCTGAAGGAAGGAGACAAAAAATTGAGGCAAATCTAGCTCTCCGACGAGCTAGAACACGGGTGGAGGCTATCAATCCGAAGGAAATTACGCGGAAGCTTTGCAGAATTATTATGAAGCTATGCGACTAG
- the orf498 gene encoding hypothetical protein codes for MRINPTTSGSGVSTLEKKNLGRVVQIIGPVLDVAFPPGKMPNIYNALVVQGRDSVDQPINVACEVQQLLGNNRVRAVAMSATDGLTRGMEVIDTGAPISVPVGGATLGRIFNVLGEPVDNLGPVDTSTTSPIHRSAPAFIQLDTKLSIFETGIKVVDLLAPYRRGGKIGLFGGAGVGKTVLIMELINNIAKAHGGVSVFGGVGERTREGNDLYMEMKESGVINEENIAESKVALVYGQMNEPPGARMRVGLTALTMAEYFRDVNEQDVLLFIDNIFRFVQAGSEVSALLGRMPSAVGYQPTLSTEMGSLQERITSTKEGSITSIQAVYVPADDLTDPAPATTFAHLDATTVLSRGLAAKGIYPAVDPLDSTSTMLQPRIVGEEHYETAQRVKQTLQRYKELQDIIAILGLDELSEEDRLLVARARKIERFLSQPFFVAEVFTGSPGKYVGLAETIRGFQLILSGELDGLPEQAFYLVGNIDEATAKAMNLEMESNLKK; via the coding sequence ATGAGAATCAATCCTACTACTTCTGGTTCTGGGGTTTCCACGCTTGAAAAAAAAAACCTGGGGCGTGTCGTCCAAATCATCGGTCCGGTACTAGATGTAGCCTTTCCCCCGGGCAAGATGCCGAATATTTATAACGCTCTCGTAGTTCAAGGTCGAGATAGTGTTGATCAACCAATTAATGTGGCTTGTGAGGTACAGCAATTATTAGGAAATAATCGAGTTAGAGCTGTAGCTATGAGTGCTACAGACGGTTTAACGAGAGGAATGGAAGTGATTGACACAGGAGCTCCTATAAGTGTTCCGGTCGGGGGGGCGACTCTGGGACGAATTTTTAACGTGCTCGGAGAGCCTGTTGATAATTTAGGGCCTGTAGATACTAGTACAACGTCTCCTATTCATAGATCTGCGCCCGCCTTTATACAGTTGGATACAAAATTATCTATTTTTGAAACAGGAATTAAAGTAGTAGATCTTTTAGCCCCTTATCGCCGTGGAGGAAAAATCGGACTATTCGGGGGGGCTGGAGTGGGTAAAACAGTACTCATTATGGAATTGATTAACAATATTGCTAAAGCTCACGGGGGCGTATCCGTATTTGGCGGAGTGGGTGAACGTACTCGGGAAGGAAATGATCTTTACATGGAAATGAAAGAATCTGGAGTGATTAATGAAGAAAATATTGCAGAATCAAAAGTGGCCCTAGTTTACGGTCAGATGAATGAACCACCAGGAGCTCGTATGAGAGTTGGTTTGACTGCCCTAACTATGGCGGAATATTTCCGAGATGTTAATGAGCAAGACGTACTTCTATTTATTGACAATATCTTCCGTTTCGTCCAAGCAGGATCCGAAGTATCGGCCTTATTGGGTAGAATGCCCTCCGCTGTGGGTTATCAACCGACCCTAAGTACTGAAATGGGTTCTTTACAAGAAAGAATTACTTCTACCAAAGAAGGGTCCATAACCTCTATTCAAGCAGTTTATGTACCCGCAGACGATTTGACCGACCCTGCTCCTGCTACGACATTTGCACATTTAGATGCTACTACCGTACTATCAAGAGGATTGGCTGCCAAAGGTATTTATCCAGCAGTAGATCCTTTAGATTCAACGTCAACCATGCTTCAACCTCGGATCGTTGGTGAGGAACATTACGAAACCGCCCAACGAGTTAAGCAAACTTTACAACGTTACAAAGAACTTCAGGACATTATAGCTATCCTTGGATTGGACGAATTATCCGAAGAGGATCGTTTACTCGTAGCAAGAGCGCGAAAAATTGAGCGTTTCTTATCACAACCCTTTTTCGTAGCAGAAGTATTTACCGGTTCTCCAGGGAAATATGTTGGTCTAGCAGAAACAATTCGAGGATTTCAATTGATCCTTTCCGGAGAATTAGATGGTCTTCCTGAACAGGCCTTTTATTTGGTAGGTAATATCGATGAAGCTACCGCGAAGGCTATGAACTTAGAAATGGAGAGCAATTTGAAGAAATGA